Proteins co-encoded in one Elusimicrobiota bacterium genomic window:
- a CDS encoding NAD-dependent epimerase/dehydratase family protein, with amino-acid sequence MKRALVTGGAGAIGGNLVAALVREGCRVTVLDDLTSGHRENLPKGVRFVKGDVGDEKTVARVLKPGFDEIYHLAAFFANQNSCDFPLKDFRANALGTMHMLEGASRIRGLKTFLFASTSSLTGDLDAGLAEGFSTPYMASKFTGELYCRYYRRIAAVPVRTVRYYNCYGPGEWPGRYRNVIINWIDRVMKGEPLTITGDGTETRDFTFVDDIVAGTLAVARSRKTLGPRVYPVGTGRETSIKALAAMIQDACGRDVDVRFTPRRGWDKTARRRADNRLTRRDAGWAPTVGLAEGLRRTVDWYRGRFGSR; translated from the coding sequence ATGAAGCGCGCTCTCGTGACGGGCGGGGCGGGGGCCATCGGGGGAAACCTCGTCGCCGCGCTCGTCCGCGAGGGCTGCCGCGTGACCGTCCTCGACGACCTGACCTCGGGGCATAGAGAGAACCTCCCCAAGGGCGTCCGCTTCGTCAAAGGCGACGTCGGCGACGAGAAGACCGTCGCGCGGGTCCTGAAGCCGGGCTTCGACGAGATCTACCACCTCGCGGCCTTCTTCGCCAACCAGAACTCCTGCGACTTCCCGCTCAAGGACTTCCGGGCCAACGCGCTCGGCACGATGCACATGCTCGAGGGCGCCTCGCGCATCCGCGGGCTCAAGACCTTCCTGTTCGCCTCGACCTCGTCGCTGACCGGCGACCTCGACGCGGGCCTCGCCGAGGGCTTCAGCACCCCGTACATGGCGTCCAAGTTCACCGGCGAGCTGTACTGCCGCTACTATCGCCGCATCGCGGCGGTCCCGGTCCGGACCGTGCGCTACTACAACTGCTACGGCCCCGGCGAGTGGCCCGGCCGGTACCGGAACGTGATCATCAACTGGATCGACCGCGTCATGAAGGGGGAGCCCCTGACGATCACCGGCGACGGCACCGAGACCCGGGACTTCACCTTCGTCGACGACATCGTCGCGGGGACGTTGGCCGTCGCGCGCTCGCGCAAGACTTTGGGCCCGCGCGTCTATCCGGTCGGCACCGGCCGCGAGACCTCGATCAAGGCTCTGGCCGCGATGATCCAGGACGCCTGCGGCCGCGACGTCGACGTGCGCTTCACGCCCCGCCGCGGCTGGGACAAGACCGCGCGCCGCCGGGCCGACAACCGCCTCACGCGCCGCGACGCCGGCTGGGCGCCGACGGTGGGCCTAGCCGAGGGACTGCGCCGGACCGTCGACTGGTACCGCGGCCGCTTCGGGTCCCGATGA
- a CDS encoding glutamine synthetase has translation MNNAASLLAAIKKGKFHTVILAMPDMQGRWIGKRFTARHFAKSVASHGTHACAYLLTVDMEMDPVPGFALTSWDKGYQDFALVPDFSTWRGLAWLPGTALVVADVLDAAHEKTIAVAPRQILKDQVARAAAKGWSLKMATELEFYLLRETYESAQKKNWTGLEHYGTYIEDYHILQGTREEPVVGEIRNLMEASGVLVENSKGEWGPGQHEINLEYSDPVTMADLHTVYKHGAKEIAMQKGAALTFMAKYSDKLAGSSCHIHASLWDKAGRSSAFSLEGKPTKEFRWFLGGAMSLAREFSLLFAPTVNSYKRYQAATFAPTRIAWARDNRTCGFRVVGEGDSLRIENRLPGADANPYLALAATIAAGLHGIEKRIEPPAELAGDAYKANVSPVPKTLTEAIGLFERSAAARAAFGEEVHAHYLHAAQAEQAASDRAVSDWERGRYFERI, from the coding sequence ATGAACAACGCCGCGTCCTTGCTGGCCGCCATCAAGAAGGGGAAGTTCCACACGGTGATCCTCGCGATGCCCGACATGCAGGGCCGCTGGATCGGGAAGCGCTTCACCGCGCGCCATTTCGCCAAGTCGGTCGCGTCCCACGGCACCCACGCCTGCGCCTACCTGCTCACCGTCGACATGGAGATGGATCCCGTCCCCGGGTTCGCGCTCACGAGCTGGGACAAGGGCTATCAGGACTTCGCGCTGGTCCCCGATTTCTCGACGTGGCGCGGCCTCGCGTGGCTGCCCGGCACGGCGCTCGTCGTGGCCGACGTGCTGGACGCCGCCCACGAGAAGACGATCGCGGTGGCACCCCGGCAGATCCTCAAGGACCAGGTCGCGCGCGCCGCCGCGAAGGGCTGGTCGCTCAAGATGGCGACAGAGCTCGAGTTCTACCTGCTGCGGGAGACGTACGAGTCGGCGCAGAAGAAGAACTGGACCGGCCTCGAGCATTACGGAACCTATATCGAGGACTATCACATCCTGCAGGGGACCCGGGAGGAGCCGGTCGTCGGGGAGATCCGCAACCTCATGGAGGCCTCCGGCGTCCTCGTCGAGAACTCGAAGGGGGAGTGGGGGCCCGGCCAGCACGAGATCAACCTCGAGTACTCCGACCCGGTCACGATGGCCGACCTGCACACCGTGTACAAGCACGGCGCCAAGGAGATCGCGATGCAGAAGGGCGCCGCGCTCACTTTCATGGCCAAGTACAGCGACAAGCTCGCGGGCTCCTCGTGCCATATTCACGCGAGCCTGTGGGATAAGGCGGGGCGGAGCTCGGCCTTCTCGTTGGAGGGCAAGCCGACGAAGGAGTTCCGCTGGTTCCTCGGCGGGGCGATGTCCCTGGCGCGCGAGTTCTCCCTGCTCTTCGCCCCGACGGTCAATTCTTATAAGAGATACCAGGCCGCGACCTTCGCGCCGACGCGCATCGCCTGGGCGCGCGACAACCGCACCTGCGGCTTCCGCGTCGTCGGGGAGGGGGACTCCTTGCGCATCGAGAACCGCCTTCCCGGCGCCGACGCCAACCCCTATCTCGCGCTGGCCGCGACCATCGCCGCGGGGCTGCACGGCATCGAGAAGAGGATCGAGCCCCCGGCCGAGCTCGCCGGCGACGCCTACAAGGCGAACGTCTCGCCGGTGCCCAAGACCTTGACTGAGGCGATCGGCCTCTTCGAGAGATCGGCCGCCGCGCGCGCCGCCTTCGGCGAAGAGGTCCACGCGCATTACCTGCACGCGGCCCAGGCCGAGCAGGCCGCCTCCGACCGGGCGGTCTCCGACTGGGAGCGCGGCCGCTACTTCGAGAGGATTTGA